A window of the Henckelia pumila isolate YLH828 chromosome 3, ASM3356847v2, whole genome shotgun sequence genome harbors these coding sequences:
- the LOC140888551 gene encoding uncharacterized protein — protein MDERPVRNNRNPRYRNSNNNNEGNPPPPPPPQGLGLNHADLAGIAAIMANTLQELVNPPVNGNPPPQAVPLVHGVKYHYESLRKNRAQTFKGDPYPEVGQYWLKNIETQLRLLEIPDEFKVDVVTPFLEEKAAKWWEAVSPPMIAAGPITWQQFKDTFLKQYYPAEVKLQKLSEFENFTQAPDMSVVEYTSKFNSLGTYAPTIMADDILKMHRYKRGLSSRIQTALAVYQATSFADLMGAAIRAETDINRREDENKNKRPLSGQYSQGKQPYKKPNQASGEPRTLLPAPTIKKPKCALPAIPVILENVGRNATSNKPRDHKENKPNARVFALTQEEAEKSNDVVAGTILINQSLAYVLFDCGATHSFISKRFAKKLGLIPEILVEPFRVATPTSKAIETHRVHRDCIIGISEHVFQAELIQLNMVEFEAILGMDWLANNHALVDCRMKNVKLRTSNLDEVIYHGKTKEQKSLLSASQAWKAMKSGEEVYLAVVGEVKEEVTLALEKIPVVQEFPDVFHEELPGVIPDREVEFEINLVPSAAPISKAPYRMAPAELKELKEQLQELLDKKQIRPSASPWGAPVLFVKKKDGRATVFSKLDLRSGYHQLKVKAEDIPKTAFRTRYGHYEFMVMPFGLTNAPAAFMDLMNRVFKPFLDKFVVVFIDDILVYSPSEEDHKEHLRLTLQTLREKELYAKFKKCEFWLKSVAFLGHIISKDGVSVDP, from the exons ATGGACGAGAGACCAGTACGCAACAATCGTAACCCACGCTATAGAAACAGCAACAACAACAATGAAGGGAAccctccgccgccgccgccaccGCAAGGGTTAGGCCTAAATCATGCTGACTTGGCGGGTATAGCAGCCATTATGGCTAACACCCTTCAAGAGTTGGTAAATCCGCCTGTAAATGGCAATCCACCACCACAGGCAGTACCACTGGTGCATGGGGTGAAGTACCATTACGAGTCATTGAGAAAGAATCGAGCCCAAACCTTTAAAGGAGATCCATATCCTGAGGTTGGCCAATATTGGCTCAAGAATATCGAGACTCAACTTCGCCTACTCGAAATCCCTgatgagtttaaggtggatgtaGTAACACCCTTCTTGGAAGAAAAAGCAGCCAAGTGGTGGGAGGCAGTTTCACCACCTATGATAGCAGCGGGTCCAATCACGTGGCAACAATTTAAGGATACGTTCTTGAAACAGTACTATCCAGCCGAAGTTAAACTGCAAAAATTGAgtgaatttgaaaatttcaccCAAGCTCCGGATATGTCAGTGGTTGAATACACATCAAAATTCAACTCACTTGGGACATATGCTCCTACGATTATGGCGGATGATATTTTGAAGATGCACCGTTACAAACGAGGGTTAAGCAGCCGTATTCAGACAGCGTTAGCAGTATACCAAGCCACAAGCTTTGCTGATCTAATGGGAGCAGCAATTCGAGCTGAGACCGACATCAATCGAAGAGAAGATGAAAACAAGAATAAGAGGCCTCTCTCAGGCCAATATTCTCAAGGAAAGCAGCCATACAAGAAACCCAATCAGGCTAGTGGAGAACCAAGAACACTTTTACCGGCTCCAACTATCAAGAAGCCAAAATGTGCCCTACCTGCAATACCCGTCATTCTGGAGAATGTCGGAAGAA ATGCTACATCTAACAAACCAAGGGATCACAAGGAGAATAAGCCTAACGCACGTGTGTTTGCCCTAACTCAAGAGGAGGCAGAAAAATCTAACGATGTTGTGGCAGGTACCATTTTAATCAATCAATCTCTTGCTTATGTGTTGTTTGATTGTGgtgctacgcattcgtttatatcTAAGAGATTTGCTAAGAAGTTAGGACTTATTCCTGAAATACTTGTGGAACCTTTTAGGGTAGCAACTCCCACTAGTAAAGCAATTGAAACTCATAGGGTACACCGAGATTGCATAATTGGTATCAGTGAACACGTATTTCAAGCTGAACTAATTCAACTAAACATGGTAGAATTTGAGGCCATTCTGGGGATGGATTGGCTAgcaaataatcatgcattagTTGATTGTCGCATGAAGAATGTCAAACTGCGAACTTCAAACCTCGACGAAGTCATTTATCATGGTAAAACCAAGGAGCAGAAGTCTCTTTTATCTGCTTCTCAAGCTTGGAAAGCTATGAAAAGTGGAGAAGAAGTATATCTAGCCGTAGTAGGTGAGGTAAAGGAAGAAGTTACTCTTGCATTAGAAAAGATTCCGGTTGTACAAGAGTTTCCGGATGTGTTCCATGAAGAACTCCCTGGAGTAATTCCTGACCGCGAggtggaatttgagattaatcTAGTACCCAGTGCTGCACCTATCTCAAAAGCACCATATCGAATGGCTccagcagaattgaaagaattaaaagagcAACTGCAAGAATTGTTGGATAAAAAGCAAATACGACCAAGcgcatctccttggggagccccggttctatttgtgaagaaaaaagaTGGGA GAGCTACAGTCTTTTCCAAGCTCGATCTAAGGTCAGGCTATCACCAATTGAAAGTCAAAGCAGAAGACATTCCGAAAACAGCCTTTCGgacaaggtatggtcattacGAGTTCATGGTAATGCCTTTTGGGCTAACCAATGCACCAGCAGcattcatggatctcatgaatagAGTGTTCAAGCCGTTCCTCGACAAGTTTGTGGTGGTgtttattgacgacattctcGTATATTCACCAAGTGAAGAAGATCACAAAGAACATCTCCGGCTTACTCTCCAGACTCTAAGAGAGAAAGAACTCTATGCCAAATTCAaaaagtgtgaattttggctaaaGAGCGTTGCATTCTTGGGCCATATAATATCCAAAGATGGAGTATCGGTGGATCCCTAG
- the LOC140888552 gene encoding BURP domain-containing protein BNM2A-like: MDVKLLTHTSLLIHLLILLGSYVNGQIFLGNDHGHDHHFHDDMRIELVHESHDRDGSMSHLHHNMDPSLIVFFFVEDLKLGNTIPVYFPRKEPRSSPNLLTKDEADSIPFGSKELPYLLRFFSIPQDSSQATAMQNTLRACESHPIKGETKICATSLESMLDFVQTIFGSETNLNVISTTHYTEAKTPIQQKYTVKGIREVSAPKLVACHTVSYPYAVFYCHHQTSESRVFAVSLTGENGEKVEALAVCHLDTTQWSKNHVSFKVLGIEPGSAPVCHFFPADNFVWVPISDHDAMV; this comes from the exons ATGGACGTCAAACTTCTCACGCACACCAGTCTCTTGATTCATCTTCTCATTCTTCTG GGATCATATGTGAATGGACAGATATTTCTAGGAAATGATCATGGGCACGATCATCATTTTCATGACGACATGCGAATCGAGCTAGTTCACGAGTCACATGACCGCGATGGGTCGATGTCGCACTTGCATCATAACATGGATCCATCACTTATTGTGTTCTTCTTTGTTGAAGACCTAAAGTTAGGGAACACAATCCCAGTCTACTTCCCAAGAAAAGAACCGAGATCATCTCCTAATTTACTAACAAAAGACGAAGCCGATTCGATCCCTTTCGGGTCCAAAGAACTCCCATACCTCCTCCGGTTCTTCTCTATTCCTCAAGACTCCTCACAAGCCACGGCTATGCAAAACACACTGAGAGCATGTGAGTCACATCCAATAAAGGGCGAGACCAAAATCTGCGCGACATCCTTAGAATCCATGTTAGATTTCGTGCAAACCATCTTTGGTTCGGAAACAAATCTCAATGTTATATCCACGACTCATTACACGGAGGCTAAAACCCCCATTCAACAGAAGTATACAGTAAAGGGTATTCGTGAAGTTTCCGCCCCCAAGCTTGTGGCATGTCACACTGTTTCTTACCCTTATGCTGTCTTCTATTGCCATCACCAGACCAGTGAGAGTAGGGTTTTCGCCGTTTCGCTGACCGGCGAAAATGGCGAAAAGGTGGAAGCTCTTGCTGTTTGTCACTTGGATACCACTCAATGGAGCAAAAATCATGTGTCTTTCAAAGTTCTCGGTATCGAGCCGGGGTCGGCTCCCGTGTGCCATTTCTTTCCGGCAGATAACTTTGTTTGGGTTCCAATATCTGATCATGATGCTATGGTATAG